A stretch of the Bacteroidia bacterium genome encodes the following:
- a CDS encoding DUF2911 domain-containing protein has protein sequence MKILKWTGIVILALVVLAFAGYKYMQWNTKQSSPEETVEYKQGDLELEVFYNRPYKKDREIFGSLVPYDQVWRTGANEATTFKTNKDLTIDGKTLPAGKYTLWTIPGEKSWTVIFNTMQYSWGVNFDGVASREAEYDALEVKVPVQRSNEVVEQFTISFKDNNNLSLELAWDQSRVEVPFE, from the coding sequence ATGAAAATTTTAAAGTGGACTGGTATCGTAATCCTTGCGTTGGTGGTGCTGGCCTTTGCCGGGTATAAGTATATGCAATGGAATACCAAGCAAAGCAGCCCGGAGGAGACCGTGGAATATAAGCAGGGCGACCTTGAACTGGAGGTTTTTTATAACCGCCCCTATAAAAAAGACCGGGAAATTTTCGGATCGCTTGTGCCTTACGACCAGGTTTGGAGAACCGGGGCAAATGAGGCGACTACTTTCAAAACCAATAAGGACCTGACGATAGACGGGAAAACTTTACCTGCCGGAAAATATACGCTATGGACCATTCCGGGGGAAAAATCATGGACAGTCATTTTCAACACGATGCAATACTCATGGGGAGTGAATTTTGACGGGGTGGCAAGCAGGGAGGCAGAGTATGACGCGCTTGAAGTGAAAGTACCGGTACAACGAAGCAACGAGGTGGTTGAACAGTTCACTATCTCTTTTAAGGATAATAATAACTTGTCCCTGGAATTGGCCTGGGATCAGAGCAGGGTTGAGGTACCATTTGAGTGA
- a CDS encoding thioredoxin family protein produces the protein MSRLFILISVFFISIAFTGQPPLKGGLWFTDYGSALSKARLEHKPVMMVFSGSDWCKPCMRLQKEVFEDAAFNEFAAANLVLLEIDFPRNRKNLLPREQSEANGLLAKNFNPEGIFPLVVLIGEDGQVLARTGFREGGALGYIAHLRLLLKS, from the coding sequence TTGAGCAGGTTATTTATCCTCATTTCCGTTTTTTTCATATCCATTGCCTTTACCGGTCAGCCACCGCTGAAGGGTGGCCTGTGGTTCACTGATTATGGATCAGCACTTTCAAAAGCCCGCCTAGAGCACAAACCTGTGATGATGGTTTTTTCAGGATCTGACTGGTGCAAGCCCTGCATGAGGCTTCAGAAGGAGGTATTTGAGGATGCAGCTTTCAATGAGTTCGCGGCCGCAAACCTGGTTTTGCTTGAAATTGATTTTCCCCGCAACCGCAAAAACCTGCTGCCCAGGGAGCAGTCGGAAGCCAATGGTTTGCTGGCTAAAAACTTCAATCCTGAAGGAATTTTTCCTCTGGTGGTGCTGATAGGGGAGGACGGGCAGGTTTTGGCCCGGACCGGTTTTCGGGAGGGCGGAGCGCTGGGTTACATTGCTCACCTGAGATTATTGCTGAAATCGTAA
- a CDS encoding FAD:protein FMN transferase: MRDCAMSGKILTSTFFLWIAFAGFFLAKTQTVTQEYSRTVILMGSSFSFTAVSEDSTIAYAAMDSGIAEVHRIEQLISSWNPGSETSNINRNAGIQPVVVNQELLQLIQRSKKVSALTQGAFDITFSAAGPLYLFDGKEHELPDSAQVAASVSHIDYMKIETDAEALTVFLPKAEMKIGFGAIGKGYAANRAREKMKQAGISSGIVNAGGDLISWGAAPGATAWEVAIINPVKNNEIFGWLQVNNMAVVTSGNYEKYFTCNGLRYSHIIDPRNGYPAKDIASVTVVCADAELADALATAVFVLGKKGIELINQLNGIECLVIDEAGKTYTSENLQLHFYQKKDKQ, encoded by the coding sequence ATGCGGGATTGCGCTATGTCTGGTAAAATTTTAACATCCACATTTTTTCTTTGGATTGCTTTTGCCGGATTTTTCCTGGCGAAAACGCAAACGGTTACACAGGAATATTCCAGAACCGTGATCCTGATGGGATCCAGCTTTAGCTTTACGGCAGTGAGTGAAGATTCGACAATTGCTTATGCGGCTATGGATAGCGGCATTGCTGAAGTACATCGAATTGAGCAGCTCATTTCTTCATGGAATCCCGGATCGGAAACCAGTAATATAAACCGGAATGCCGGCATCCAACCTGTTGTAGTAAATCAGGAACTTTTGCAACTGATTCAGCGAAGCAAGAAAGTTTCTGCTCTGACGCAGGGCGCCTTTGATATTACATTTTCCGCTGCCGGGCCGCTGTATTTGTTTGATGGAAAAGAACATGAACTTCCGGATTCGGCACAGGTAGCCGCCTCTGTCTCGCACATAGATTACATGAAAATTGAAACAGACGCTGAAGCACTGACAGTTTTTCTTCCAAAGGCAGAAATGAAAATTGGCTTTGGCGCAATCGGGAAAGGCTATGCAGCCAACCGCGCGAGGGAAAAAATGAAGCAAGCGGGAATCAGTTCGGGAATAGTGAATGCCGGGGGTGATCTCATCTCCTGGGGAGCGGCTCCGGGCGCAACTGCATGGGAAGTGGCCATTATAAACCCGGTAAAAAATAATGAAATATTTGGATGGCTACAGGTGAATAATATGGCGGTGGTTACTTCTGGCAATTATGAGAAATACTTTACCTGCAATGGATTAAGATATTCGCATATAATCGATCCGCGAAACGGTTATCCGGCAAAGGACATTGCGAGCGTCACGGTGGTCTGTGCTGATGCTGAACTCGCAGATGCTTTGGCAACAGCCGTTTTTGTTTTAGGAAAAAAAGGAATTGAATTAATAAATCAGTTAAATGGAATTGAATGCCTGGTAATTGACGAAGCGGGCAAAACCTATACTTCCGAAAATCTTCAACTTCATTTTTATCAAAAAAAAGATAAACAGTAA
- a CDS encoding DUF4266 domain-containing protein translates to MLVFIAGCEPVKQYQKQYLNDEDMQLQNRESELFGIEVDGYREGASGANGGKTGGGCGCN, encoded by the coding sequence ATGTTGGTTTTTATTGCCGGATGTGAACCCGTGAAGCAGTATCAAAAGCAGTATTTGAATGATGAAGACATGCAGTTGCAAAACCGGGAGTCAGAGCTGTTTGGAATTGAGGTGGATGGCTACCGGGAAGGCGCTTCAGGTGCTAATGGTGGCAAAACCGGTGGTGGATGCGGCTGCAACTGA
- a CDS encoding DUF3570 domain-containing protein, whose translation MRLQLILILAVLTGSCVSIKAQQPLPDSIPVSTLDSLRPSLPVDAHFLLSYYEQDGNHSAVTGGTGTEELQDIASRIIVNVPVDSVTRISVDLGMNHYTSASTDRIDSRISSASRKDNHVEMYFGYEKDIPKRKMTYGLNAGGSIESDYLSTSAGGKWSKMSENENREIMVGAQVFLDTWVLIFPEELRTVASQQVHTDKRRSYSVSVRFSQVLNRRMEAQATAELVYQHGLLSTPFHRVYFENEDMARIEKLPESRWKYPVGLHLNYFVTDWLVLRSYYRFYADDFGIIAHTARLETPLKFSPFFALLPFYRFHNQHASDYFAPFAAHLQGEEFYTSDFDLSSFSSRKMGMAARYAPLRGLARFKLRESVLRLRSVEIRYARYRRSDGLEANMGTLHLAFILP comes from the coding sequence ATGCGGCTGCAACTGATCCTTATCCTCGCGGTGTTGACTGGAAGCTGCGTCAGCATCAAAGCTCAGCAGCCTTTGCCGGACTCCATTCCGGTCTCAACTCTGGATTCGCTCCGGCCATCATTGCCGGTGGATGCGCATTTTCTCTTATCCTATTATGAGCAGGACGGAAATCACTCTGCGGTAACGGGAGGCACCGGCACAGAGGAACTTCAGGATATCGCCTCGCGCATCATCGTAAACGTACCGGTTGATTCGGTTACCCGCATTTCAGTTGACCTGGGCATGAACCATTACACTTCAGCTTCCACTGACAGGATTGACAGCCGGATTTCTTCAGCTTCCCGCAAGGACAACCACGTGGAAATGTATTTTGGATATGAAAAGGACATTCCAAAACGTAAAATGACCTATGGTTTAAATGCCGGAGGATCAATTGAATCAGATTACCTGTCTACCTCAGCAGGCGGAAAGTGGAGCAAGATGTCTGAAAATGAAAATCGTGAAATTATGGTTGGTGCGCAGGTTTTTTTGGATACCTGGGTGCTGATCTTTCCTGAGGAGTTGCGGACTGTAGCCTCTCAGCAAGTGCATACTGACAAGCGAAGGTCATACAGTGTCAGCGTCAGATTTTCGCAAGTGCTGAACCGCAGAATGGAAGCACAGGCAACAGCAGAACTTGTATACCAGCACGGCCTGCTTTCCACGCCATTTCACCGTGTTTATTTCGAAAATGAGGACATGGCGCGTATAGAAAAACTGCCGGAAAGCCGCTGGAAATATCCTGTTGGATTGCATCTGAATTACTTCGTAACGGACTGGCTGGTGCTGCGAAGTTATTACCGGTTCTATGCGGATGATTTTGGCATCATTGCGCATACGGCAAGGCTGGAAACTCCGCTAAAGTTTTCACCATTTTTCGCCCTGCTTCCATTTTACCGTTTCCATAACCAACATGCCTCAGACTATTTTGCGCCCTTTGCTGCTCATTTACAGGGTGAGGAATTTTATACATCGGATTTTGACCTGTCATCCTTTAGCAGCCGCAAGATGGGAATGGCTGCCCGCTATGCTCCGCTCAGGGGCCTCGCTCGATTTAAGTTAAGAGAAAGCGTGCTCCGGCTCCGGAGCGTGGAAATTCGGTATGCCCGCTATCGCAGGAGTGATGGGCTTGAGGCGAATATGGGCACATTGCATTTAGCTTTTATTCTACCCTGA
- a CDS encoding Do family serine endopeptidase: MKILKQIFLLTVAALLGGFISVGIYRFLADDPMMVNSENAIPATPARYEVRNITVPTFDFADVSEKVTSTVVHIMTRSTATNYRHSNPFEFFGTPHHNMPSIGSGSGVIISEDGFIVTNNHVIDNADQIEVVLSDRRRFDAEVIGRDPSTDLALLKIKTTNLPAIDFGNSDKVRVGEWVLAVGNPFNLTSTVTAGIVSAKARNINLLGGQGIESFIQTDAAVNPGNSGGALVNTRGELVGINTAIASSTGQYTGYSFAVPVNIVSKVVKDISELGMVQRGYIGVSIRNVTAELARENDLQRVEGVFVADLAENGAAKDAGIRKGDVILKVNDFPINTVPELQETVGMYRPGDQVMVTLLRDGRQKELKVVLRNADGETAFLPNDTERLNAALGATFEDVSDKDKQRLSIRQGVKVSKLKKGGLIDLAGLVEGFVITRINKQEVAKTDEVERLIKASDGGVLIEGYYPNGARGVFGFTLDY, encoded by the coding sequence ATGAAAATATTAAAGCAGATCTTTTTACTGACAGTGGCCGCCCTGCTAGGCGGCTTTATCTCTGTCGGGATTTATCGCTTCCTGGCAGATGATCCTATGATGGTGAATTCTGAAAATGCCATTCCTGCAACCCCGGCCAGATATGAGGTGAGAAACATTACTGTACCAACTTTTGACTTTGCCGATGTTTCTGAAAAAGTGACGTCAACGGTAGTGCATATTATGACCCGGTCAACCGCAACCAATTACCGCCACAGCAATCCATTCGAGTTTTTTGGTACGCCCCACCACAATATGCCAAGCATAGGTTCCGGGTCAGGGGTCATCATTTCTGAGGATGGATTTATCGTAACCAACAATCACGTTATTGATAATGCTGATCAGATAGAAGTCGTGCTTTCTGACAGGCGCAGATTTGATGCTGAAGTGATAGGGCGTGATCCATCTACTGATCTTGCGCTGCTTAAAATCAAAACCACCAACCTGCCTGCGATTGATTTTGGCAACTCTGACAAGGTACGGGTCGGTGAATGGGTATTGGCCGTAGGCAACCCATTTAATCTTACAAGCACTGTGACGGCAGGAATTGTAAGCGCTAAGGCACGAAACATAAACCTGCTTGGAGGGCAGGGCATCGAATCATTTATTCAAACCGATGCAGCCGTTAATCCCGGTAACAGTGGAGGCGCTTTGGTTAATACCAGGGGTGAGCTGGTGGGCATCAATACCGCCATTGCTTCCAGCACGGGCCAGTATACCGGCTATTCCTTTGCGGTTCCGGTGAATATTGTGAGCAAAGTAGTGAAAGATATCAGCGAATTGGGTATGGTACAGCGGGGATATATCGGTGTCAGCATCCGGAATGTAACGGCTGAACTGGCACGTGAAAATGACCTGCAACGGGTGGAAGGTGTTTTTGTGGCCGATCTTGCTGAGAATGGCGCTGCAAAAGATGCCGGTATCCGGAAAGGCGATGTTATCCTGAAGGTGAATGATTTTCCTATAAATACAGTACCTGAACTTCAGGAAACGGTAGGTATGTACCGTCCCGGAGACCAGGTAATGGTAACGCTGCTGCGGGACGGACGGCAGAAGGAATTGAAGGTGGTCCTGAGAAATGCCGATGGAGAAACTGCCTTTCTGCCAAATGATACAGAGCGGTTGAATGCTGCCCTCGGTGCAACATTCGAGGATGTAAGCGACAAGGATAAACAGCGCCTCTCCATTCGTCAGGGAGTGAAGGTAAGCAAATTAAAAAAGGGTGGCTTAATTGACCTTGCAGGCCTTGTCGAAGGTTTTGTCATTACAAGAATTAACAAACAGGAAGTAGCAAAAACCGATGAGGTAGAGCGGCTGATAAAAGCAAGTGATGGCGGAGTATTAATAGAAGGATATTATCCAAATGGCGCCAGAGGAGTTTTCGGATTCACACTTGATTACTGA
- the dapF gene encoding diaminopimelate epimerase, with translation MISFNKYHGTGNDFILIDDREQLFPAGMELIREMCTRRFGIGADGLILLQNSTTSGFRMIYFNADGNEGSLCGNGSRCAVAFAKETGMVEQRMLTFEASDGIHSAIIENGLVRLQMNDVKKIEACNPDYFLNTGSPHYVKMLQESPDSIDVVQEGRQIRFSSRFREEGTNVNFVQQTGTNEIRVRTYERGVEDETFSCGTGVVAAAIAALHDRVQASSKEEIRVLTKGGELKVNFTKGKDGYHDIWLTGPATKVYSGEYGGGH, from the coding sequence ATGATTTCATTTAATAAATATCACGGCACAGGAAACGATTTCATCCTTATAGATGATCGGGAACAGCTTTTTCCGGCAGGAATGGAACTGATCCGGGAAATGTGTACCCGAAGGTTTGGAATAGGAGCGGATGGCCTGATCCTGTTGCAGAATAGCACCACATCAGGTTTTAGAATGATCTATTTCAATGCGGATGGAAATGAGGGGTCGTTGTGTGGCAACGGCAGCCGCTGTGCTGTAGCTTTTGCAAAAGAAACTGGAATGGTGGAACAGCGGATGCTCACCTTCGAGGCTTCAGATGGCATCCACAGCGCCATTATAGAGAATGGGCTGGTGAGGTTGCAAATGAATGACGTAAAAAAGATCGAAGCCTGTAATCCCGATTATTTTCTTAATACAGGTTCTCCTCATTATGTCAAAATGTTGCAGGAAAGTCCGGACAGCATAGACGTGGTGCAGGAAGGCCGGCAAATTCGGTTTTCAAGCCGCTTCAGGGAAGAAGGCACCAACGTGAATTTCGTACAGCAGACCGGAACAAATGAGATCCGGGTGCGGACGTATGAGCGCGGTGTGGAAGATGAGACTTTTAGCTGCGGGACGGGAGTGGTGGCTGCAGCCATCGCAGCTTTACATGACCGGGTACAAGCATCTTCAAAAGAAGAGATACGTGTGCTGACAAAAGGCGGTGAGCTTAAAGTAAATTTCACAAAAGGAAAGGATGGCTACCACGATATTTGGTTAACCGGCCCCGCAACCAAAGTATATTCCGGGGAATACGGTGGTGGACACTGA
- the rho gene encoding transcription termination factor Rho — MYDILELNSMLLRDIHEIAKQINIPNFRKMKKQELVYEILDRQAVLPSHKLEELQKDRVKPSGAPGETDEDSGEGKGRGEQESKTKQEPAGKEDSKSKEQRGRESQPAQEKKSQDQPRGRNRDDVRSRDRNRPHPGKPGEDRGSDSKDREPRSNDPRNRPETRQRPQQQERAKEPAPAKSENQPQQARKEDQRGNVNRRDDNRPQDDRRQRDDNRQRDDNRQRDENRQRDDNRQRDDRGQRDDNRQRDDNRQRDENRQQQDTDPNKGRPFQKPKKDFFDFDGVVHSEGVLETIQDGYGFLRSSDYNYMPSPDDIYVSPSQIKLFGLKTGDTVKGSIRPPKEGEKYFALIKIDSINGRDPAEVRDRVSFEHLTPLFPNQKFNLSGSASNASTRIIDLFCPIGKGQRGLIVAQPKTGKTVLLQEVANAIAANHPEVYMIILLIDERPEEVTDMARNVNAEVLSSTFDEPAEKHVKIAGLVQEKAKRLVECGHDVVILLDSITRLARAYNTTSPASGKILSGGVDSNALQKPKRFFGAARNVENGGSLTIIATALIETGSKMDEVIFEEFKGTGNMELQLDRKLSNKRIYPAIDVPASSTRREELLVDRAMLQRIWILRKHLSDMNSEEAINLLKDRMKNTRNNEEFLISMNG; from the coding sequence ATGTACGACATATTGGAACTCAACTCTATGCTTCTCCGTGATATTCACGAGATCGCTAAACAAATTAACATTCCCAACTTCCGCAAAATGAAAAAGCAGGAGCTGGTATATGAAATCCTTGACAGACAGGCAGTACTGCCTTCGCATAAATTAGAAGAATTGCAAAAAGACAGAGTGAAACCCTCAGGTGCTCCGGGCGAAACGGATGAAGATTCGGGAGAAGGGAAAGGCAGAGGAGAGCAAGAGAGCAAAACGAAACAAGAGCCGGCAGGTAAGGAAGATTCAAAATCCAAAGAACAACGAGGACGGGAATCTCAGCCCGCTCAGGAAAAAAAGAGCCAGGATCAGCCAAGAGGCCGCAACCGGGATGATGTGCGCAGCCGTGATCGTAATCGTCCCCATCCCGGCAAGCCGGGAGAAGACCGGGGCAGTGACAGCAAGGATCGCGAACCGAGAAGCAACGATCCCCGAAACCGTCCGGAAACACGGCAACGCCCACAGCAGCAGGAAAGAGCTAAGGAACCAGCTCCGGCCAAGAGCGAAAACCAGCCACAGCAAGCCCGAAAGGAAGATCAACGAGGCAATGTAAACAGAAGAGATGATAATCGCCCACAGGATGACAGGCGTCAGAGGGATGACAACCGGCAGAGGGATGATAATCGACAGAGAGACGAGAACCGGCAGAGAGATGACAACCGTCAAAGAGACGACAGAGGGCAGAGAGACGATAACCGTCAGCGGGATGATAACCGTCAAAGAGACGAGAACCGCCAACAGCAGGACACTGACCCGAACAAGGGAAGACCTTTCCAAAAACCTAAAAAGGATTTTTTCGATTTTGATGGCGTAGTCCACAGTGAAGGTGTGCTGGAAACCATTCAGGATGGTTACGGATTTTTGCGTTCCAGCGACTATAATTACATGCCCTCTCCGGATGATATTTATGTCAGCCCAAGCCAGATCAAACTATTTGGCCTGAAGACAGGAGACACCGTTAAGGGCTCTATTCGTCCGCCCAAAGAAGGAGAGAAGTATTTCGCGCTGATCAAAATTGACAGCATAAATGGACGCGATCCTGCAGAAGTGCGTGACCGTGTTTCCTTTGAGCACCTCACTCCTCTCTTCCCTAACCAGAAGTTTAACCTTAGCGGAAGTGCATCCAATGCCTCCACCCGCATAATTGATCTGTTTTGCCCGATTGGTAAAGGCCAGCGCGGATTGATCGTTGCGCAGCCGAAGACCGGGAAAACCGTATTGCTTCAGGAAGTAGCCAACGCAATTGCCGCCAATCACCCTGAAGTTTACATGATCATTTTATTGATTGATGAAAGGCCGGAAGAAGTAACTGACATGGCGCGCAATGTTAACGCTGAAGTGCTGTCTTCCACCTTTGACGAACCAGCCGAAAAGCACGTGAAAATTGCCGGCCTTGTGCAGGAAAAAGCAAAAAGGCTGGTTGAGTGCGGCCATGATGTAGTTATTCTGCTTGATAGCATTACCCGCCTGGCCAGGGCTTACAATACAACTTCTCCGGCTTCAGGAAAGATCCTTTCCGGAGGTGTGGATTCCAATGCGCTGCAAAAGCCGAAACGGTTCTTTGGTGCTGCACGGAATGTAGAAAATGGCGGATCGCTCACCATAATTGCTACGGCTCTTATTGAAACAGGTTCTAAAATGGATGAGGTAATTTTCGAGGAATTCAAAGGAACAGGCAATATGGAATTGCAATTAGATCGTAAGCTGAGTAATAAGCGAATCTATCCGGCCATTGATGTTCCTGCTTCTTCGACAAGGCGTGAGGAATTGCTCGTGGACAGGGCGATGCTCCAGCGCATCTGGATTCTGCGGAAACACCTCAGCGACATGAACTCTGAAGAAGCCATAAATCTGCTGAAAGACCGCATGAAAAATACCCGGAATAATGAGGAATTCCTGATCTCCATGAACGGATAA